One genomic window of Corynebacterium pseudotuberculosis includes the following:
- a CDS encoding M18 family aminopeptidase, with protein MDSKGSSPTDHQAVENFAWDFVSYIANSPSSFHAAQQGAAMLKEAGFEQVEETQAWDASPGGHYLIRGGALMAWFVPEGASKKSGFRIIGAHTDSPGFKLKLSPDFQSAGWQQAAVEVYGGPILASWLDRELVLAGKLGLIDGTTRLVSTPPVLRIPSLAIHLDREANKALTLDRQRHMQPVFSCGHPDLSILDVLAKAADVKAEDIISHDLITADAQPGEIFGATNDFLSSGRLDNLSSLYPGLRALIEASQDVVVNKKGSPDILLLAAFDHEEVGSATVTGAAGPILEDVIYRTATALGADNEDIRRMIAASTCVSADAAHSIHPNYPERHDSTNFPVLGSGPALKINANQRYASNTETEALWIQACLRAGFSSQVFVGNNAVPCGSTIGPITATRLGIPTVDVGIPLLSMHSARELASISDIHMLMQALHSYLVG; from the coding sequence GATTTTGTCAGCTATATTGCCAATTCACCGAGTTCTTTCCATGCAGCGCAGCAAGGCGCGGCAATGCTCAAAGAAGCCGGCTTTGAACAAGTAGAAGAGACTCAAGCTTGGGATGCCTCGCCTGGCGGACACTACCTCATCCGCGGTGGAGCACTCATGGCATGGTTTGTACCAGAAGGCGCCTCCAAAAAATCCGGTTTCCGAATCATCGGCGCGCATACAGACTCGCCCGGTTTTAAGCTCAAATTATCTCCCGATTTTCAATCGGCAGGTTGGCAACAAGCGGCTGTTGAAGTCTACGGTGGGCCAATTCTAGCTTCCTGGCTTGACCGAGAACTTGTCCTTGCCGGTAAGTTAGGGCTTATCGACGGCACCACCCGGCTCGTAAGCACCCCACCTGTTTTAAGAATCCCCAGTTTGGCGATTCACCTAGATAGGGAGGCTAATAAAGCCCTGACGCTTGATAGGCAGCGTCATATGCAACCTGTTTTTTCGTGTGGACATCCAGATCTTAGTATCTTGGACGTGCTGGCAAAGGCAGCCGATGTAAAAGCAGAGGACATTATTTCCCACGACCTCATCACGGCAGATGCTCAACCTGGTGAAATTTTTGGAGCAACAAACGATTTTCTGTCCAGTGGAAGACTGGACAACCTCTCTAGCCTTTACCCTGGACTTCGCGCTTTGATTGAGGCTTCACAAGACGTGGTTGTCAATAAGAAGGGAAGCCCAGATATCCTCTTGCTCGCAGCTTTTGACCACGAAGAGGTCGGTAGTGCAACTGTCACTGGTGCTGCGGGGCCGATATTAGAAGACGTAATTTACCGCACCGCAACAGCGCTAGGGGCGGACAATGAGGACATTCGTCGAATGATTGCTGCGTCAACATGCGTCTCTGCAGATGCAGCTCACTCTATACACCCCAATTATCCAGAACGGCACGACTCTACCAATTTCCCGGTGTTAGGCTCTGGTCCGGCTTTAAAAATTAATGCGAACCAAAGATACGCATCTAATACAGAAACCGAAGCTCTATGGATTCAAGCTTGTCTGCGCGCTGGTTTTTCGTCGCAAGTGTTCGTTGGTAATAACGCTGTTCCTTGTGGCTCTACGATAGGACCAATTACGGCGACCCGGCTCGGGATTCCAACAGTCGACGTAGGGATTCCGTTGCTCTCCATGCACTCAGCTCGTGAGTTAGCTAGTATCTCCGATATTCATATGCTAATGCAGGCATTGCACAGCTATCTGGTAGGTTAA
- a CDS encoding tRNA (adenine-N1)-methyltransferase, with product MANSGPFQSGDRVQLTDPKRRHATIVLNTGEKYFTHKGAINHDDIIGAQEGTIVKSEQGYEYLCFRHLMVDHVLSMPRGAAVIYPKDSAQILVEGDIFPGARVLEAGAGSGALSMALLRAVGEKGTVFSYEIREDHLEYAENNVDEFFGGRPATWQPRLGDFSAITTEELGGPVDRIILDMLAPWECLETASKLLIPGGVFMTYVATVPQLMKVMEGIREQKCFTEPRAWESLVRDWRVEGLATRPEHRMNAHTAFLVWTRRLADGVTPPRPQRRARK from the coding sequence ATGGCAAACTCCGGTCCTTTCCAATCTGGTGATCGCGTCCAGCTCACCGATCCCAAGCGTCGACATGCAACAATCGTTCTTAATACCGGCGAAAAATATTTCACGCATAAAGGCGCTATTAATCACGATGACATCATCGGCGCACAAGAAGGAACTATCGTAAAATCGGAGCAAGGATACGAGTACCTTTGTTTCCGGCACCTTATGGTGGATCATGTGCTGTCTATGCCTCGCGGCGCTGCCGTCATCTATCCCAAGGATTCAGCACAAATCCTGGTTGAAGGTGATATCTTTCCAGGCGCAAGAGTCCTAGAAGCGGGTGCTGGTTCTGGCGCACTATCTATGGCACTTCTCCGCGCAGTAGGAGAAAAAGGTACGGTTTTCTCCTACGAAATCCGCGAAGATCATCTGGAATATGCAGAAAACAATGTCGATGAGTTCTTCGGAGGTCGCCCGGCCACCTGGCAACCTCGACTAGGAGATTTCAGCGCTATCACCACAGAAGAACTCGGAGGCCCTGTCGACCGTATTATTCTGGATATGCTTGCTCCCTGGGAATGCTTAGAGACAGCTTCAAAGCTTCTTATCCCTGGTGGAGTATTTATGACCTATGTGGCAACAGTCCCACAATTAATGAAGGTCATGGAGGGGATCAGAGAACAAAAGTGTTTCACAGAACCTCGCGCCTGGGAATCTCTTGTACGCGACTGGCGTGTTGAGGGGCTAGCCACCCGGCCGGAACACCGTATGAACGCTCACACTGCATTCCTAGTGTGGACTCGCAGGCTTGCCGACGGCGTCACCCCGCCGCGTCCTCAGCGCCGTGCCCGGAAATAA
- the arc gene encoding proteasome ATPase, protein MHSAQGNARTEELNDQLHNVEELKVALRRQKKTADDLSARNAKLAELLKASRNKLMLLNEQIEDLATPPSTYGTFLELSSDKKTAEVFTASRKMRLQISPLVNKSKLVPGVQVRLGEASHVVEVCDFDSTGSLATLVEMIGSNRALVADYNGEEHIVRLAAPLLETFCRQPRAGDTLLVDSRAGYAYEVIPKTEVSKLALEEVPDVTYADIGGLDDQIEQIHDAVELPFAHPDLYRAYNLHPPKGVLLYGPPGCGKTLIAKAVAHSLAQRIGEGNQSYFINVKGPELLNKYVGETERRIRLIFERARELAEEGRPVIIFFDEMESIFRTRGSGVSSDMETTVVPQLLTELDGVESLSNVIVIGATNREELIDPAILRPGRLDVKIRVQRPCKKAAQDIFFRHLTKDIPVTEPISNLIQTTVDYLFADKPYVELTLVDGTTEILHYRDFVSGAMIANIVDRAKKYAIKEHIAGHGRGIAPAHLLAAVDAENRESEDLPNTANPDEWSRITGRQGIRVSHARVLGGHQ, encoded by the coding sequence ATGCATTCAGCTCAAGGGAACGCTCGCACAGAGGAATTAAACGATCAGCTGCACAATGTTGAGGAACTCAAGGTCGCGCTCCGACGACAGAAAAAAACAGCAGATGATTTAAGTGCTCGAAATGCTAAATTAGCCGAGTTACTCAAGGCGTCTCGCAATAAACTTATGCTGTTAAATGAGCAGATTGAGGATTTGGCCACTCCGCCGTCTACGTATGGCACATTCTTGGAGCTTTCTTCAGACAAAAAGACAGCAGAAGTGTTTACAGCATCACGTAAGATGCGGCTGCAGATTTCTCCGCTTGTTAATAAGTCCAAGCTGGTGCCTGGTGTACAAGTACGTCTGGGGGAGGCCAGTCACGTTGTAGAAGTCTGTGACTTCGATTCAACGGGTTCCCTGGCCACCCTCGTAGAGATGATAGGGTCAAACCGAGCACTGGTCGCAGACTACAACGGCGAAGAACATATAGTGCGGTTAGCGGCTCCTTTACTAGAAACCTTTTGCAGACAGCCGCGCGCAGGCGATACTCTTTTGGTCGATTCTCGCGCGGGTTACGCCTATGAGGTAATCCCCAAAACTGAGGTCAGCAAATTAGCCCTTGAAGAAGTCCCAGATGTTACCTACGCCGATATCGGTGGACTTGATGATCAAATCGAGCAAATCCACGATGCCGTGGAGCTTCCTTTTGCACACCCAGATCTCTACCGAGCCTACAACCTTCATCCGCCGAAAGGCGTGTTGCTTTATGGCCCTCCCGGCTGTGGAAAAACTTTGATTGCCAAGGCCGTCGCGCACTCGTTAGCGCAACGCATAGGGGAGGGGAACCAAAGCTACTTTATTAACGTCAAAGGGCCAGAACTTTTAAATAAATATGTAGGTGAGACCGAACGCCGTATTCGCCTCATCTTCGAACGCGCCCGCGAGTTAGCAGAAGAGGGACGCCCTGTCATCATTTTCTTTGATGAGATGGAGTCTATCTTTAGAACTCGTGGCTCAGGGGTGAGCTCGGATATGGAAACCACCGTTGTCCCTCAGCTGCTCACAGAACTCGATGGCGTGGAAAGTTTAAGCAATGTCATTGTCATTGGCGCCACTAATCGTGAAGAACTGATTGATCCCGCTATTCTTCGCCCTGGCCGGTTAGACGTGAAAATTCGAGTCCAAAGACCCTGTAAAAAGGCTGCTCAAGATATATTCTTTAGACATCTCACAAAAGATATTCCGGTTACAGAACCAATCAGCAATCTTATCCAAACCACAGTGGACTACCTTTTTGCGGATAAACCCTACGTAGAACTAACGCTTGTTGATGGCACCACAGAAATTCTGCATTATCGGGATTTCGTCTCCGGCGCCATGATTGCCAATATCGTCGACCGGGCCAAAAAGTATGCGATCAAAGAACACATCGCCGGACATGGACGAGGAATCGCTCCTGCTCATTTACTCGCTGCGGTAGATGCAGAGAACAGAGAAAGCGAAGATCTGCCTAACACTGCCAATCCAGACGAGTGGAGCCGGATAACCGGTAGACAAGGCATCCGAGTATCTCATGCTAGGGTTTTAGGAGGACACCAGTGA
- the dop gene encoding depupylase/deamidase Dop has product MSFIGTETEYGIATPSDTALSPIVTSTHAVVAFSMGDRCSNGARWNFADEHPLRDSRGFDLRRYHSIPIIDPNAIGVANTVLTNGGRFYVDHAHPEYSSPETTNAYDAMLYDVAGDLILNRAVELVAEQTAMGKSILEHHDPCPPLKIYKNNVDGKGASYGSHENYMYHRTTDFNLLAQSLIPFFVARQVVVGAGRVGLGQLGEKPGFQISQRADYIEQEISLETTLNRGIINTRDEPHANAENYGRLHVIIGDANMSHTSIFLKLGMTSLVIDAIEKGVDFSDLKLSNAVAEVSAVSRDLELTHCLTLSDGRKLTALELLTHYRERLNATTDMQKRVLDAWDEVIEALRKGPEHASRLLDWCAKLTLIRSYVARGVSIADAKIKLIDLQYSDIDPAKSLFYALVRKGRMRTLATPEEIAHAAWKSPLDSRAYFRGRIIESLPGRIVAANWESIIIADKTSHLKINLPRLDTLCFSSSEKIFENFNGDTDDLIKSISDLATVERLLPHSE; this is encoded by the coding sequence GTGAGTTTCATCGGAACTGAAACTGAGTATGGCATAGCAACGCCGTCGGATACCGCGTTAAGCCCCATAGTCACGTCCACCCACGCGGTCGTAGCCTTCAGTATGGGGGACCGCTGCTCTAACGGTGCACGCTGGAATTTTGCAGACGAACACCCGCTAAGAGACTCTCGTGGTTTTGACCTGAGAAGGTACCACAGCATCCCGATCATCGATCCTAATGCTATCGGTGTAGCCAATACCGTGTTAACCAACGGCGGACGATTTTATGTTGATCACGCGCACCCTGAGTACTCGTCTCCTGAGACTACAAACGCATATGATGCCATGCTTTACGACGTCGCCGGAGACCTCATACTCAACCGTGCTGTCGAACTCGTTGCAGAACAAACCGCAATGGGAAAATCCATACTCGAGCATCATGATCCTTGCCCACCTCTTAAAATTTATAAAAATAATGTCGATGGAAAAGGCGCAAGCTACGGCAGCCATGAAAACTACATGTACCATCGCACAACAGACTTCAATCTATTAGCTCAATCCCTTATCCCGTTTTTCGTAGCTCGACAAGTAGTCGTAGGAGCAGGACGCGTGGGGCTAGGACAGTTAGGGGAAAAACCTGGCTTCCAGATCTCACAACGCGCAGATTACATCGAGCAAGAGATTTCCCTTGAGACAACGCTCAACCGCGGAATCATCAATACCCGCGACGAGCCTCATGCCAATGCAGAAAACTATGGCAGGCTACACGTGATCATCGGAGACGCAAATATGTCTCACACCTCGATCTTTCTCAAACTAGGAATGACATCTTTAGTAATTGATGCCATAGAAAAAGGGGTTGACTTCAGCGATCTGAAACTAAGTAATGCTGTTGCTGAGGTAAGCGCAGTTTCCCGCGACCTAGAGCTAACACATTGTCTGACGTTATCCGATGGTCGAAAACTCACTGCCCTTGAGTTGCTAACTCATTATCGGGAAAGGCTTAATGCCACCACTGACATGCAAAAACGAGTACTCGACGCATGGGATGAAGTCATAGAGGCACTACGAAAGGGACCGGAACACGCCTCACGCTTACTCGATTGGTGCGCCAAACTTACGCTTATCCGATCATATGTAGCCCGTGGAGTCTCCATTGCAGACGCCAAGATAAAACTGATTGATCTGCAGTATTCTGATATCGATCCAGCCAAGAGCCTCTTCTATGCCTTGGTACGCAAGGGAAGAATGCGCACCCTTGCCACCCCAGAAGAAATCGCGCATGCAGCGTGGAAGAGCCCCCTAGATTCTCGCGCCTACTTCCGAGGCCGAATAATTGAATCATTGCCTGGACGAATAGTGGCGGCTAATTGGGAAAGCATCATCATTGCCGATAAAACCTCTCACCTTAAAATCAATCTTCCGCGACTTGATACTCTCTGTTTTTCTTCTTCCGAAAAAATTTTTGAAAACTTCAACGGTGATACTGATGATCTCATCAAAAGTATCAGCGATCTTGCCACAGTAGAAAGATTGCTACCACACTCAGAATAA
- a CDS encoding ubiquitin-like protein Pup: MNSQQKNINAGGPNADDDSLDHALGTAQAQISATGVDDLLDEIDGLLENNAEEFVRSYVQKGGQ, translated from the coding sequence ATGAACTCCCAACAAAAAAACATTAACGCTGGCGGCCCCAACGCTGATGACGATTCTTTGGACCACGCACTCGGCACTGCCCAAGCTCAGATTTCAGCAACAGGCGTCGATGACCTCTTAGATGAAATAGATGGTCTTTTAGAAAACAATGCCGAGGAGTTCGTTCGTTCTTACGTTCAGAAGGGCGGGCAGTAA
- the pafA gene encoding Pup--protein ligase, whose translation MLSPQPNSVAPHAAFTRRITGIETEYGITCVSEGGSRRLNADEIARYMFRPVVERWSSSNVFVPNGSRLYLDVGSHPEYASAECDSLTQLVAYDRAGDAIVDELAITAEKNLAAEGIGGDVYLFKNNLDSFGNSYGCHENYLVGRDVVLKTLGKQLLPFLITRQLICGSGSIQNGEFHISQRADHVWEGVSSATTRSRPIINTRDEPHADSHRFRRLHVIVGDSSMSEVTCALKIGSTQLVLEMIEAGFTLEDLELENEIAAIRDVSRDTTGRTPIQLKNGSWQEAISIQRSYAEAARRWLKIRKESGGTSNAVMSDIVNLWLKVTTAIESGDLSTIERDIDWVIKLSLLHKFQTRLGLETHDFHHSKLAQVDLAYHDIRPGRGLFRVLEAKGLVNRWITDQDIHDAVNNAPNTTRAALRGQFLSAASRLGAPISTDWLRLKVNRPEPQIVELSDPFSAIDNRVEELISYMEQHADIYAKEGDHE comes from the coding sequence GTGTTGTCGCCGCAGCCCAACTCAGTAGCACCACACGCGGCTTTTACCAGGCGAATCACTGGGATTGAGACTGAGTACGGTATAACATGCGTATCGGAGGGCGGCAGCCGTCGCTTAAACGCCGATGAAATTGCTCGATACATGTTCCGGCCGGTAGTAGAGCGTTGGTCCAGCTCGAACGTCTTTGTTCCTAATGGTTCTCGCCTTTATCTCGATGTAGGTTCTCACCCAGAGTATGCTTCCGCAGAATGTGACTCGCTAACGCAACTGGTTGCTTATGATCGCGCCGGGGATGCCATTGTGGATGAGCTTGCCATTACCGCAGAAAAAAACTTGGCAGCTGAGGGCATCGGCGGCGATGTTTATCTCTTCAAAAATAACCTTGACTCTTTTGGCAATTCCTATGGCTGCCATGAAAACTACTTGGTAGGCAGGGACGTAGTCCTGAAGACTTTGGGCAAACAACTCTTACCTTTTTTGATCACTCGCCAGCTCATATGCGGATCTGGTTCCATTCAAAATGGAGAGTTTCACATTTCTCAGCGTGCCGACCACGTATGGGAAGGCGTATCCAGCGCGACCACACGCTCCAGGCCTATCATTAACACCCGAGACGAGCCGCACGCAGATTCTCATCGATTCCGACGATTACACGTCATCGTCGGTGATTCCTCTATGTCCGAGGTAACTTGCGCTCTTAAGATCGGTTCTACCCAACTGGTTCTAGAGATGATCGAGGCTGGTTTTACTCTTGAAGACTTAGAACTCGAGAATGAAATTGCAGCTATTAGAGATGTATCTCGGGATACGACTGGACGGACGCCCATCCAGCTCAAAAATGGATCATGGCAAGAAGCTATATCTATCCAGCGAAGCTATGCGGAAGCAGCGCGGCGATGGCTCAAAATCCGGAAAGAAAGCGGCGGAACCAGCAACGCCGTTATGTCAGACATAGTAAATCTATGGTTGAAGGTAACAACGGCAATCGAATCAGGTGATCTGAGCACAATAGAGCGTGATATCGATTGGGTAATAAAACTCAGTCTGCTGCACAAGTTCCAGACTCGGCTAGGACTGGAAACACATGATTTCCACCACTCTAAACTCGCTCAAGTAGATTTGGCGTATCATGATATCCGTCCAGGTCGTGGCCTTTTTCGCGTGTTGGAGGCTAAAGGCCTAGTCAATCGGTGGATCACCGACCAAGATATTCACGATGCGGTAAACAATGCCCCAAACACCACGCGGGCGGCACTGCGCGGCCAATTCTTGAGCGCAGCTTCGCGCCTGGGTGCTCCTATTTCTACGGATTGGTTAAGGCTCAAAGTCAATCGACCAGAGCCTCAGATCGTAGAGCTTTCAGATCCGTTTTCTGCGATTGACAACCGCGTAGAAGAACTTATCTCTTACATGGAACAACATGCGGATATTTATGCGAAGGAAGGCGATCACGAGTGA
- a CDS encoding helix-turn-helix transcriptional regulator, translating to MKKDTVMERIVNVTFAFLNAESRGHHYLTAEWIIENVAGYKKNPETGETRSYEAAHQLFKRDRTALIRAGVPIETVATNSHTAYRLQVEEYPLKKVNFTPEEATVLALAGQMGLGDELAAFSRSGWTKIAASGIDRELTATPRFHPVNDWNSLSVSHFDSILEACRNNKRIHFEYLRNKASVPQWRTMDPWGIVSHRDRLYLVGFDIERQEKRVFRLTRIISVSKPEDIAPGDTFHSLPPETNLQKLVEEQLRQGQVLVNATVEVKEGHGLEFSSRGTLNSDGSYSLIDVDRDWLIRTAVALAPAVVVIEPPEVVSDIVSLLSSAAEEA from the coding sequence GTGAAAAAAGACACTGTCATGGAACGAATTGTCAATGTTACTTTCGCTTTCCTTAATGCAGAAAGCCGTGGTCACCACTATCTCACCGCAGAATGGATTATTGAAAATGTTGCGGGATACAAGAAGAATCCAGAAACAGGGGAAACCCGTTCTTACGAGGCAGCGCATCAATTATTCAAACGAGACCGCACGGCGTTAATACGCGCGGGGGTTCCCATTGAAACGGTAGCGACTAATTCACACACTGCTTACCGACTTCAGGTGGAAGAATATCCATTGAAAAAAGTTAATTTTACGCCGGAAGAAGCAACAGTCCTCGCGCTTGCCGGGCAAATGGGCCTCGGAGACGAGCTCGCAGCATTTTCGCGTTCCGGATGGACTAAAATCGCAGCTTCAGGCATAGATCGTGAACTAACCGCAACACCTCGCTTCCATCCGGTAAACGATTGGAATTCCCTATCTGTCTCTCATTTTGACTCGATCTTAGAAGCCTGTAGGAATAACAAGCGGATTCATTTTGAATACCTCCGCAATAAAGCATCTGTTCCGCAATGGCGAACCATGGATCCCTGGGGGATTGTTTCCCACCGAGATCGTCTGTACTTAGTTGGCTTTGATATCGAGCGGCAGGAAAAACGAGTCTTTCGCCTTACCCGTATCATTTCTGTATCAAAACCAGAGGATATCGCACCTGGGGACACGTTCCATTCCTTGCCACCGGAAACAAACTTACAAAAGCTCGTGGAAGAACAATTAAGACAAGGACAAGTGCTGGTTAACGCCACGGTAGAAGTTAAAGAAGGCCACGGGCTTGAGTTCAGTTCACGCGGTACGCTTAATTCTGATGGGAGCTATTCGCTTATCGACGTTGACCGGGATTGGCTTATACGAACCGCTGTAGCCCTGGCTCCTGCGGTAGTAGTTATTGAGCCTCCGGAAGTGGTCTCGGACATAGTTTCTTTACTTTCTTCTGCAGCAGAGGAGGCCTGA
- a CDS encoding helix-turn-helix transcriptional regulator — protein sequence MATSRSKNRRLTDLVRLLNLLPYFEAHPGRSMMEAATDLGLPPSQVQEDLSRLFCCGPGTFPDELVDLDAELRSVTVINNQGMDSPLRLTHTEASALLLALETLEQVPGLVKRSAVLSAAEKIRQTMGKETHGIFDSTSLGNDLATEPNLEIIRESMSTRTQIEFDYYNRNRDEMSHRVVSASRIFTHGGETYLTAWEESSESHRTFRVSAMSSILATNLRATPRLERATFDDSDPFNFSTTSEFAKLELSAEALWMADTIPLKIEKANSEGWYEGTLPLVSREWVIQFVLSNLDRVRVTAPRDLAQAVQDRAKLALSVYDPKQVTSSK from the coding sequence ATGGCTACGTCGAGAAGCAAAAACAGGCGACTGACAGACCTTGTCCGTCTTCTCAACCTCCTACCGTACTTTGAGGCACACCCAGGTCGATCGATGATGGAAGCAGCCACAGATTTGGGACTCCCTCCTAGTCAAGTCCAAGAAGACCTCAGCCGACTTTTCTGCTGTGGTCCAGGGACTTTCCCAGACGAACTTGTTGATCTAGACGCAGAACTACGTTCGGTGACTGTTATAAATAATCAGGGGATGGATTCCCCTCTACGGCTCACACACACCGAAGCAAGTGCTCTTTTGCTTGCGTTAGAAACGCTAGAGCAGGTTCCGGGCTTAGTAAAACGTTCTGCTGTGCTATCAGCGGCCGAAAAAATACGACAGACTATGGGGAAAGAAACCCATGGAATCTTTGATTCAACGTCTTTAGGTAATGACCTTGCGACTGAGCCCAATCTGGAAATAATCCGAGAGTCGATGAGTACTCGCACCCAAATTGAGTTCGATTATTACAACCGTAATCGTGATGAGATGTCCCATCGGGTGGTGAGTGCAAGTCGCATTTTTACGCATGGGGGAGAGACATACCTCACAGCTTGGGAGGAGTCCAGCGAATCTCATCGGACTTTTCGAGTCTCAGCCATGAGCTCTATCTTGGCAACTAACCTCCGAGCGACCCCGCGCTTGGAAAGAGCCACATTTGATGACTCAGATCCATTCAACTTTTCTACTACCTCGGAATTTGCCAAGCTTGAGCTCTCAGCAGAAGCACTGTGGATGGCAGATACCATTCCTTTAAAAATCGAAAAGGCCAACTCAGAGGGATGGTACGAGGGAACGCTCCCTCTGGTTTCCAGGGAATGGGTTATACAATTTGTGCTAAGTAACCTTGATCGGGTGCGCGTGACAGCTCCACGTGACCTTGCTCAAGCAGTACAAGATCGCGCCAAGCTCGCATTGAGCGTGTATGATCCAAAACAAGTAACAAGCAGCAAATAA
- the tatA gene encoding Sec-independent protein translocase subunit TatA, with product MNLGPTEIIIILFIVILLFGAKKLPDAARSLGRSMRIFKSEVKEMSNDDQRAEQQQAQLMQQPYVQPQNGIVPPQAPTEYPAQQQQQNPQHG from the coding sequence ATGAATCTTGGTCCTACCGAAATCATCATCATTTTATTCATTGTTATTCTGCTTTTTGGCGCCAAGAAGCTTCCTGACGCCGCTCGTTCGCTTGGCCGTTCTATGCGTATCTTCAAATCTGAGGTCAAAGAAATGAGCAACGATGACCAACGAGCCGAGCAGCAACAGGCACAGCTGATGCAGCAGCCTTACGTCCAGCCACAAAACGGCATTGTTCCTCCGCAGGCTCCCACGGAGTATCCTGCCCAGCAACAACAACAAAATCCCCAGCACGGATAA
- the tatC gene encoding twin-arginine translocase subunit TatC, giving the protein MSSLEASPQGGVVPRRGFKKVFTRAKKQNHSEMSLVEHLQELRRRVIISVLAVIVTTIIGFIWYQHAVHLHWFSIPSLGDILRGPYCDLPPQKRADLTHDGTCRLIATAPFEMFMLRLKVGALAGLVFASPIWLYQLWAFITPGLMKNERRWTFSFVSIAVLLFIFGAILAYFVLDYGLEFLLGIGDDVQTAALSGDRYFSFILALLAMFGVSFEVPLIIAMLNIVGVLPYEAIKDKRRIIIVVLFVFAAFMTPGQDPFSMLALGVSLSLLVEIAMQFARINDKRRKVSRPSWMDLDDESASPLDLHAGGVDSPNPVAASGPVSATSNVEASGEISSRPIMRPAPLKQTKSLDSGTNFDDVL; this is encoded by the coding sequence ATGAGCTCGCTTGAGGCTTCCCCCCAAGGTGGCGTTGTCCCACGCCGTGGGTTTAAGAAAGTGTTCACAAGGGCAAAGAAACAAAATCATAGTGAGATGTCCCTGGTCGAGCACCTTCAAGAACTACGACGCAGGGTGATCATTTCTGTTTTGGCCGTGATAGTCACAACGATCATTGGTTTCATCTGGTACCAGCACGCTGTTCACCTCCACTGGTTTTCTATCCCATCACTGGGCGATATTCTTCGTGGCCCTTATTGCGATCTACCGCCACAGAAGCGCGCTGATCTCACACATGATGGCACCTGCAGGCTGATAGCAACAGCGCCATTTGAGATGTTCATGTTGCGTCTTAAAGTTGGAGCGCTAGCCGGTTTAGTCTTTGCCTCTCCAATCTGGCTGTATCAGCTCTGGGCCTTTATTACCCCCGGTCTGATGAAGAACGAGCGGCGTTGGACATTTTCTTTTGTCAGCATTGCAGTACTGCTGTTTATCTTCGGAGCGATTCTTGCCTACTTTGTCCTTGACTATGGTCTTGAATTCCTTCTAGGTATCGGCGATGACGTTCAGACTGCTGCGCTATCCGGTGATCGTTACTTCAGCTTTATACTTGCGCTCCTTGCCATGTTCGGGGTGAGTTTTGAGGTTCCACTGATTATCGCGATGCTCAATATTGTTGGGGTTCTCCCGTATGAGGCCATCAAAGATAAACGGCGGATCATCATCGTTGTGCTGTTTGTCTTTGCGGCCTTTATGACTCCGGGACAAGATCCTTTCTCCATGCTTGCCCTCGGAGTATCTCTAAGCTTGCTGGTTGAAATCGCTATGCAATTTGCGAGGATAAACGACAAACGCAGAAAAGTCTCACGACCCAGCTGGATGGATCTTGATGATGAATCAGCATCACCTCTCGATCTTCACGCAGGCGGGGTTGATTCACCTAACCCAGTCGCGGCTTCAGGTCCTGTGTCTGCAACTTCTAATGTCGAAGCAAGCGGTGAGATTAGTTCTCGACCAATCATGCGGCCGGCGCCTCTTAAGCAAACAAAATCCTTAGATTCCGGTACCAACTTCGACGACGTTCTCTAG